A window from Streptomyces sp. NBC_00299 encodes these proteins:
- a CDS encoding rod shape-determining protein, which produces MSFIGRDMAVDLGTANTLVYVRGRGIVLNEPSVVAINTNTGGILAVGAEAKKMIGRTPGNIVAVRPLKDGVIADFEITERMLRYFILKIHKRRYLARPRVVVCVPSGITGVERRAVIEASSQAGARQVHIIEEPMAAAIGSGLPVHEATGNMVVDIGGGTTEVAVISLGGIVTAQSIRVAGDELDNAIIQHIKKEYSLLLGERTAEQIKITIGSAYDLDADEHTEIRGRDLVSGLPKTVVISAAEVRKAIEEPVNAIVDAVKTTLDKCPPELSGDIMDRGIVLTGGGALLRGLDERLRRETGMPIHIAEDPLDSVALGSGKCVEEFEALQQVLDAQPRR; this is translated from the coding sequence CGGGATCGTACTCAACGAGCCGTCCGTCGTCGCGATCAACACCAACACCGGTGGCATTCTCGCGGTCGGCGCCGAAGCGAAGAAGATGATCGGGCGCACGCCCGGCAACATCGTTGCCGTGCGTCCGCTGAAGGACGGCGTCATCGCCGACTTCGAGATCACCGAGCGGATGCTCCGCTACTTCATCCTGAAGATCCACAAGCGGCGGTATCTGGCTCGTCCGCGGGTCGTCGTCTGTGTGCCCTCCGGCATCACGGGCGTCGAGCGCCGCGCCGTCATCGAGGCGTCGTCCCAGGCCGGCGCCCGCCAGGTGCACATCATCGAGGAGCCCATGGCCGCGGCCATCGGTTCCGGCCTGCCGGTCCACGAGGCCACGGGCAACATGGTGGTCGACATCGGCGGCGGCACCACGGAGGTCGCGGTCATCTCCCTCGGCGGCATCGTCACCGCCCAGTCCATCCGCGTCGCGGGCGACGAACTGGACAACGCGATCATCCAGCACATCAAGAAGGAGTACTCCCTTCTGCTGGGTGAGCGGACGGCCGAGCAGATCAAGATCACGATCGGTTCGGCGTACGACCTCGACGCTGACGAACACACCGAAATCCGCGGCCGGGACCTCGTCTCCGGGCTGCCGAAGACCGTCGTCATCTCAGCGGCCGAAGTACGCAAGGCCATCGAGGAACCGGTCAACGCGATCGTGGACGCCGTGAAGACGACCCTCGACAAGTGTCCGCCGGAGCTGTCCGGCGACATCATGGACCGAGGAATCGTTCTGACCGGCGGCGGCGCCCTGCTGCGCGGACTCGACGAGCGGCTGCGCCGCGAGACCGGCATGCCGATCCACATCGCCGAGGACCCGCTGGACAGCGTGGCGCTCGGCTCCGGCAAGTGCGTCGAGGAGTTCGAGGCGTTGCAGCAGGTGCTGGACGCCCAGCCGCGCAGATGA